From the genome of Amycolatopsis sp. NBC_01488, one region includes:
- a CDS encoding ArsR/SmtB family transcription factor encodes MTEPRRRRPATPAEAKALGHPLRLRIMRMCLVEELTNKQLAERLERDPGTVLHHVRQLVSAGLLEPAPVRTGPSGALEKPYRSNNETWWLDGPLAEADAETRFAPIEIFQEEIRAAGPESVAVHEKFLLHLSPDEVEELDRRILAVLDEYVATDHERSDRPALGGIFVLHHVKRET; translated from the coding sequence ATGACGGAACCCCGCCGCCGGCGCCCGGCGACGCCGGCGGAAGCCAAGGCCCTCGGCCACCCGCTGCGGCTGCGCATCATGCGGATGTGCCTGGTCGAGGAGCTGACGAACAAGCAGCTCGCCGAGCGCCTCGAGCGCGACCCCGGGACCGTCCTGCACCACGTGCGGCAGCTGGTGTCGGCGGGCCTGCTGGAACCGGCGCCGGTCCGCACCGGACCCAGTGGCGCGCTGGAGAAGCCGTACCGGTCGAACAACGAGACGTGGTGGCTGGACGGCCCCCTGGCCGAGGCCGACGCCGAGACGCGGTTCGCGCCGATCGAGATCTTCCAGGAAGAGATCCGGGCGGCGGGCCCGGAGTCGGTGGCGGTGCACGAGAAGTTCCTGCTGCACCTGTCCCCCGACGAGGTCGAGGAGCTGGACCGGCGGATCCTCGCGGTGCTCGACGAGTACGTGGCGACCGACCACGAACGGTCCGATCGGCCGGCCTTGGGCGGGATCTTCGTGCTGCACCACGTGAAGCGCGAGACCTGA
- a CDS encoding MFS transporter yields the protein MTTVFWRLWSAAGLSSLADGVLKVALPLVAVGYTREPALIAGLAFAFSLPWLLLALPAGALVDRLDRRRAMLAANVVRGGLLAGVTLLTAFGAGSIWALYVVAVGAGCAETIYDTAAQSIVPQVVGRADLARANGRMFAAEQTANEFAGPPLAGVLVAAGVVAALVTPVALWAVAVAALLLVRGSYRIPREGRTTLRADIAEGLRFLVRHQVFRTFSVMVGTFNFATGATFAVLVLYAVGPGSAMGLSGPAFGLLMATSAAGGLTGSLLAEAAERRLGRIRALWISWLTGGLSVGVLAVTANPYAVGAGFFLGGAGVLVSNVVMVSLRQRLTPDRLLGRLNSSYRLVAWGTKSLGALAGGAIAQAFGLHVVFVVMAVLAFAVVAGLRVVTEDALDQSGCVSA from the coding sequence ATGACCACCGTGTTCTGGCGGCTGTGGTCCGCCGCCGGCCTCTCGAGCCTCGCCGACGGCGTCCTCAAGGTCGCGTTGCCGCTGGTCGCGGTCGGCTACACGCGTGAACCGGCCCTCATCGCGGGGCTCGCCTTCGCCTTCAGCCTGCCGTGGCTGCTGCTCGCGCTGCCCGCCGGCGCGCTGGTCGACCGGCTCGACCGCCGTCGTGCGATGCTCGCCGCCAACGTCGTGCGCGGCGGGCTCCTCGCCGGCGTCACGCTGTTGACCGCCTTCGGCGCGGGATCCATCTGGGCGCTGTACGTCGTCGCGGTGGGGGCCGGGTGCGCCGAGACGATCTACGACACCGCCGCGCAGTCGATCGTCCCGCAGGTCGTCGGGCGCGCGGACCTGGCCCGCGCCAACGGCCGGATGTTCGCCGCCGAGCAGACCGCCAACGAGTTCGCCGGCCCACCGCTCGCCGGCGTCCTGGTCGCGGCGGGGGTCGTCGCCGCGCTCGTCACGCCGGTGGCGCTGTGGGCAGTGGCCGTCGCGGCCCTGCTGCTCGTGCGCGGCTCGTACCGGATCCCGCGCGAGGGCCGCACGACCCTCCGTGCGGACATCGCCGAAGGACTGCGCTTCCTGGTGCGCCACCAGGTGTTTCGGACGTTCTCGGTCATGGTCGGCACGTTCAACTTCGCCACCGGCGCGACCTTCGCCGTCCTCGTCCTCTACGCGGTCGGCCCGGGCTCGGCGATGGGCCTGTCCGGACCGGCCTTCGGGCTGCTGATGGCGACGAGCGCCGCGGGCGGGCTGACCGGGTCACTGCTCGCCGAAGCGGCCGAACGCCGCCTCGGCCGGATCCGCGCGCTCTGGATCTCCTGGCTCACCGGCGGGCTCTCGGTCGGCGTGCTCGCGGTGACCGCGAACCCCTACGCCGTGGGGGCGGGCTTCTTCCTCGGCGGCGCGGGGGTGCTGGTGTCCAACGTGGTCATGGTGTCCCTGCGCCAGCGCCTCACCCCCGACCGGCTCCTGGGCCGGCTGAACAGCAGCTACCGCCTGGTCGCGTGGGGCACGAAGTCCCTCGGCGCCCTCGCGGGCGGCGCGATCGCGCAGGCCTTCGGACTGCACGTGGTGTTCGTGGTGATGGCGGTTTTGGCCTTCGCGGTGGTCGCCGGGCTCCGGGTGGTGACCGAGGACGCCCTCGATCAGAGCGGATGCGTCTCCGCGTAA
- a CDS encoding MmcQ/YjbR family DNA-binding protein — MVTGAEVRAFALTLPRAYEAVVRDRAKFRVGRIVFAALSPDETVMGFGYPRDQREALVAGEPEKFLLPEPSDLRYQWVRCRLAAIDAQELRELVLDAWRMCVPKKVWTAYAETHPL, encoded by the coding sequence ATGGTCACCGGTGCCGAAGTCCGCGCGTTCGCCCTGACACTCCCCCGCGCCTACGAAGCCGTCGTGCGTGACCGGGCCAAGTTCCGGGTCGGGCGGATCGTGTTCGCCGCGCTGTCGCCGGACGAGACCGTGATGGGGTTCGGCTATCCCCGTGACCAACGGGAAGCCTTGGTGGCGGGCGAACCGGAGAAGTTCCTGCTGCCCGAGCCGTCGGACCTGCGCTACCAGTGGGTGCGCTGCCGCCTGGCGGCGATCGATGCGCAGGAGCTGCGCGAGCTGGTCCTGGACGCGTGGCGGATGTGCGTGCCGAAGAAGGTCTGGACCGCTTACGCGGAGACGCATCCGCTCTGA
- a CDS encoding GNAT family N-acetyltransferase, with protein MLDPWAEIESTYLSVYRERPYGEDAADAARFRETVARHSRLPGFALKTVRAGEELGGFAYGVGREAGWWHPGAASPVPRWLAGTPLFYVYELAVLPGLRGRGHGGELLRDLLAGRREPVAVLAAATAAPAYAMYRRWGWERVGALTPGSVDLLVLPLPARPRVRPG; from the coding sequence GTGCTTGACCCGTGGGCGGAGATCGAAAGCACCTACCTCTCGGTCTACCGCGAACGGCCGTACGGGGAAGACGCCGCGGACGCTGCCCGGTTCCGCGAAACCGTGGCCCGGCATTCGCGGTTGCCGGGATTCGCGCTGAAGACCGTGCGCGCCGGCGAGGAGCTCGGTGGGTTCGCCTACGGGGTCGGCCGCGAAGCGGGCTGGTGGCACCCTGGTGCCGCGTCACCGGTACCCCGCTGGCTGGCCGGCACGCCGCTGTTCTACGTCTACGAACTCGCCGTGCTGCCCGGTCTGCGCGGCCGGGGACACGGCGGTGAGCTGCTGCGCGACCTGCTCGCCGGCCGCCGCGAGCCGGTCGCGGTCCTGGCGGCGGCGACCGCGGCCCCGGCGTACGCGATGTACCGGCGGTGGGGCTGGGAGCGGGTGGGGGCGCTCACGCCGGGCTCGGTCGACCTGCTCGTCCTGCCGTTGCCCGCCCGGCCTCGGGTCCGGCCCGGGTGA
- a CDS encoding IS110 family transposase encodes MRLFVGDDWAEDHHDVEVMDGSGRRLAKARLPEGVTGMARLHAMIGELTGDDTDTLEVLVGIETDRGPWIRALVAAGYTVLAVNPLQAARFRDRLGVSGAKSDAGDAHVLADMVRTHGHELRPVAGDSPEAEAVKVVARTHKTLIWERTRHTQRLRHALRDYFPAALIAFTDLDAADTLELLGKAPTPARAARLTIAQISAALTRARRKDIAGKAAGIQAALRAEHLAQPDVVVAAYAASVQALLAVLTVLDAQVKTLQGQVEAYFGQHPAAEIILSQPGLGSVLGARVLAEFGDDSHRYTSAKARKNYAGTSPITRASGKKKVALARFVHNDRLIDALMSQAQSALLHSPGARAYYDRQKARGAGHNAALRQLANRLVGLLHGCLTNGTLYDERTAWSHHAENVAA; translated from the coding sequence TTGCGGCTGTTCGTAGGGGATGACTGGGCTGAGGACCATCACGATGTGGAGGTGATGGACGGTTCCGGGCGCAGGCTGGCCAAGGCCCGGCTGCCCGAAGGCGTCACGGGGATGGCCCGGCTGCACGCGATGATCGGTGAGCTGACCGGGGACGACACCGACACCCTCGAGGTGCTCGTCGGGATCGAGACCGACCGAGGCCCGTGGATCCGGGCACTGGTCGCTGCCGGATACACGGTGCTGGCGGTCAACCCGTTGCAAGCGGCCAGGTTCCGCGACCGGCTCGGGGTCTCCGGGGCCAAGAGCGACGCCGGTGATGCCCATGTGCTGGCCGACATGGTCCGCACCCACGGCCACGAGCTGCGGCCGGTCGCCGGGGACAGCCCCGAGGCCGAGGCGGTCAAGGTCGTGGCCCGTACTCACAAAACCCTGATCTGGGAACGGACCCGCCACACCCAGCGGCTGCGGCACGCCTTGCGGGACTACTTCCCCGCCGCGCTGATCGCGTTCACCGACCTCGACGCCGCCGACACCCTGGAACTGCTCGGCAAGGCCCCCACCCCGGCCCGGGCCGCCCGGCTGACGATCGCGCAGATCAGCGCCGCGTTGACACGCGCGCGCCGCAAGGACATCGCCGGGAAAGCGGCGGGAATTCAGGCGGCCTTGCGCGCTGAGCACCTGGCCCAGCCCGATGTCGTGGTTGCCGCCTACGCCGCCTCGGTCCAGGCGCTGCTGGCGGTGCTGACTGTCCTGGACGCTCAGGTCAAGACTCTGCAAGGGCAGGTCGAGGCCTATTTTGGGCAGCACCCGGCCGCTGAGATCATCCTGTCCCAGCCTGGTCTGGGATCGGTTCTTGGCGCCCGGGTGCTCGCAGAGTTCGGCGACGACTCCCACCGCTACACCTCGGCCAAGGCCCGCAAGAACTACGCCGGGACTTCCCCGATCACCCGTGCCTCGGGCAAGAAGAAGGTTGCCCTGGCCCGGTTCGTGCACAATGACCGGCTCATCGACGCCCTGATGAGCCAGGCACAGAGCGCGTTGCTGCACTCGCCCGGCGCCCGTGCATACTACGACCGGCAGAAAGCCCGCGGCGCTGGCCACAACGCCGCTCTGCGTCAGCTCGCCAACCGACTCGTCGGTCTTCTCCATGGCTGTCTCACAAACGGCACCCTTTATGACGAGCGGACTGCCTGGTCGCATCACGCCGAGAACGTTGCTGCTTGA
- a CDS encoding MFS transporter encodes MAATELLGLPRTRGRLPLVAAQAVDALGTGLFLPFAVVYFHAAKDIPLPAVGGALSAAALLALPAGPLAGPLVDRLGARRVVVIANLLRVFTFAGYVVAGSLWQLVVLAALTFWGEGLFWPASGALVAQVADDGQRGRWYAMDRALRNVGIGAGGLAGGVLVAWGGTAGYTGIVLANAATFLVAAGLVASWRGPAAAPAPPPRAPTAGAGYRAVLADRSFRRVLLTVFVFALCDLAFTVLLSAYVIDTLGLPSWQPGILFAGNTVLVVVGQTVVASRLAGYRKPRVLQVAAAVWALSFVLFAVVPRAVPGAAIVVLTVATAVFTAAELLQAPTSSALTVALAPAHLRGRYFGLEELLWGAARVIAPVTFTALLAGSAWLPWLVLAGCCALAFSVLKDIPGA; translated from the coding sequence ATGGCTGCCACCGAACTGCTCGGCCTGCCGCGCACCCGCGGCCGGCTCCCCCTGGTCGCCGCGCAGGCCGTCGACGCCCTGGGCACCGGCCTGTTCCTCCCGTTCGCGGTCGTGTACTTCCACGCGGCCAAGGACATCCCGCTGCCGGCGGTCGGCGGCGCGCTGTCGGCCGCCGCCCTGCTGGCGCTGCCCGCGGGGCCGCTCGCCGGCCCGCTCGTCGACCGGCTCGGCGCCCGGCGGGTCGTCGTCATCGCCAACCTGCTGCGGGTGTTCACCTTCGCCGGCTATGTCGTCGCGGGATCCCTGTGGCAGCTGGTCGTCCTCGCCGCCCTGACCTTCTGGGGTGAGGGGCTGTTCTGGCCCGCGTCGGGCGCACTCGTGGCGCAGGTGGCCGACGACGGCCAGCGCGGCCGCTGGTACGCGATGGACCGCGCGCTGCGCAACGTCGGCATCGGTGCCGGCGGACTGGCCGGTGGCGTGCTCGTCGCCTGGGGCGGGACGGCCGGCTACACCGGGATCGTCCTGGCGAACGCGGCGACGTTCCTCGTCGCGGCCGGGCTGGTCGCCTCGTGGCGGGGGCCCGCCGCCGCTCCCGCGCCACCACCCCGTGCGCCGACGGCGGGGGCGGGCTACCGCGCCGTGCTCGCCGACCGGTCCTTCCGGCGGGTGCTGCTGACCGTCTTCGTGTTCGCCCTGTGCGATCTGGCGTTCACCGTGCTGCTCAGCGCCTACGTGATCGACACCCTCGGCCTGCCCTCGTGGCAGCCGGGAATCCTGTTCGCCGGCAACACCGTGCTGGTGGTGGTCGGCCAGACGGTGGTGGCGAGCAGGCTGGCGGGGTACCGCAAGCCGCGGGTGCTGCAGGTCGCGGCCGCGGTGTGGGCGCTGTCGTTCGTGCTGTTCGCGGTGGTGCCGCGGGCGGTACCCGGCGCGGCGATCGTCGTCCTCACGGTGGCGACCGCGGTGTTCACCGCCGCCGAACTGCTGCAGGCGCCGACGAGCAGTGCGCTCACCGTCGCTCTGGCGCCGGCCCACCTACGGGGGCGTTACTTCGGCTTGGAGGAGCTGCTGTGGGGCGCCGCACGGGTCATCGCCCCGGTGACGTTCACCGCGTTGCTCGCCGGGAGCGCGTGGTTGCCGTGGCTCGTGCTCGCCGGGTGCTGCGCGCTGGCGTTCTCCGTCCTGAAAGACATCCCAGGAGCGTAG
- a CDS encoding YcaO-like family protein, with product MPADDVHLELTGVEVHDLEPELCLLITPNGGQYSITAPVTEFHAWIARCDGTRTRTELLAGMNPEYAEVLDVLAADGSLRPAATDAAAARRAASTTVLIAGTPELTAPLAQILVPAGYARVETLSGFTGPLPFDPVDTVVVAAFTHPAHSELTTLDAYCAERGVRLLPFRCERGQGVAGPAITPGGTGPDFADVLARRRSAALDPRLADAFATAPPPAGRRFRPGDARWMLTVLAVQLERWLAGEPTETITGELEIDPVRLSVTPRPVLPMPDRPRPVAALGPRPDLLVDDRTGIVTAVHELPPAPGMPARLRVCAVDVADMRRVVDWPNDRQAFGTSWHDFDAARDSAIGEAVERYCGSWLPPERELRYTSYRRLRRDGVPALDPRRLNLYSPRQYATPGFPFAPLTPETECTWIEAFSHTTDETVWIPACLVSSEADRGRFTDPLIAGLAGGTSEEHAVTSGLEEVLERDTTMLWWANTPRLRRLPVPAELRALIADTTDAYDVTLIPLDNEFAVPIVAAAVLDRARHWLSIGFATRPDAVDAAKKALAEGFTLQHTCLALDDELELAGMRADLPHLANLKPYRADRRYLDSYREDFGDVVDLLCQQQVYLDPRAATRVAPWVHELPVRPWQGLPALGERRLKAYRERVEERGFEVIAVDLTTRDVAAAGFHAAHTIVPGLVSNFPAGLPYWGDGRIRRAAVDLGWRTRPLTEERLNTFPLPHA from the coding sequence ATGCCAGCCGACGACGTCCACCTGGAACTGACCGGAGTCGAGGTCCACGACCTGGAGCCGGAGCTGTGCCTGCTCATCACGCCGAACGGTGGCCAGTACTCGATCACCGCGCCGGTCACCGAGTTCCACGCGTGGATCGCACGCTGCGACGGGACCCGGACCCGGACCGAGCTGCTCGCCGGGATGAACCCCGAGTACGCGGAGGTGCTCGACGTCCTCGCGGCGGACGGCAGCCTCCGGCCCGCCGCGACGGACGCCGCCGCGGCCCGGCGCGCCGCTTCGACCACCGTCCTCATCGCCGGTACCCCCGAGCTCACCGCGCCCCTCGCGCAGATCCTCGTGCCGGCCGGGTATGCGCGGGTCGAGACCCTCTCCGGGTTCACCGGCCCCCTCCCCTTCGATCCGGTCGACACCGTGGTCGTCGCCGCGTTCACCCATCCAGCGCATTCGGAACTCACCACCCTGGACGCGTACTGCGCGGAGCGGGGCGTCCGCCTGTTGCCCTTCCGCTGCGAACGCGGCCAGGGTGTCGCCGGGCCCGCGATCACGCCCGGCGGCACCGGGCCCGACTTCGCCGACGTGCTCGCGCGGCGGCGTTCCGCGGCCCTCGACCCGCGCCTGGCCGACGCCTTCGCCACCGCCCCGCCACCGGCCGGTCGCCGGTTCCGCCCGGGCGACGCCCGCTGGATGCTGACCGTGCTCGCCGTCCAGCTCGAGCGCTGGCTCGCCGGCGAACCCACGGAGACGATCACCGGCGAGCTCGAGATCGACCCCGTCCGGCTGAGCGTGACGCCCCGGCCCGTGCTCCCGATGCCGGACCGCCCCCGGCCGGTCGCAGCGCTCGGCCCCCGCCCGGACCTGCTCGTCGACGACCGGACCGGCATCGTCACGGCGGTCCACGAGCTTCCGCCCGCCCCCGGCATGCCCGCGCGCCTGCGCGTGTGCGCGGTGGACGTGGCGGACATGCGCCGGGTCGTGGACTGGCCCAACGACCGCCAGGCGTTCGGAACGTCCTGGCACGACTTCGACGCGGCGCGGGATTCCGCGATCGGCGAGGCCGTCGAACGGTACTGCGGCAGCTGGCTGCCCCCCGAGCGCGAGCTCCGGTACACGAGCTACCGGCGCCTGCGCCGCGACGGCGTCCCCGCGCTGGACCCGCGTCGCCTGAACCTGTATTCGCCACGGCAGTACGCCACCCCGGGCTTCCCCTTCGCTCCCCTGACGCCCGAAACGGAGTGCACCTGGATCGAAGCTTTCTCCCACACGACGGACGAAACCGTGTGGATCCCCGCTTGTCTCGTCTCGTCGGAGGCCGACCGCGGCCGGTTCACCGACCCGCTGATCGCCGGGCTCGCCGGCGGCACCAGCGAAGAGCACGCCGTGACGTCGGGGCTGGAAGAGGTGCTCGAACGCGACACGACGATGCTCTGGTGGGCCAACACCCCGCGGCTGCGCCGGCTGCCCGTCCCGGCCGAGCTCCGGGCGCTGATCGCCGACACCACCGACGCCTACGACGTCACGCTGATCCCGCTGGACAACGAGTTCGCGGTGCCGATCGTCGCCGCCGCGGTGCTCGACCGCGCCCGGCACTGGCTGTCCATCGGGTTCGCCACTCGCCCCGACGCGGTCGACGCGGCCAAGAAGGCGCTCGCCGAGGGGTTCACGCTGCAGCACACCTGCCTCGCCCTCGACGACGAGCTCGAGCTCGCCGGGATGCGGGCGGACCTGCCGCACTTGGCCAACCTGAAGCCCTACCGCGCCGACCGGCGCTACCTCGACTCCTACCGCGAAGACTTCGGCGACGTCGTGGACCTGCTGTGCCAGCAGCAGGTCTACCTCGACCCGCGGGCCGCGACGCGCGTGGCTCCGTGGGTGCACGAGTTGCCGGTACGCCCGTGGCAGGGGCTCCCGGCCCTGGGCGAGCGACGGCTCAAGGCGTACCGGGAGCGCGTCGAGGAGCGCGGTTTCGAGGTGATCGCGGTCGACCTGACCACCCGGGACGTCGCCGCGGCCGGGTTCCACGCCGCGCACACGATCGTGCCGGGGCTGGTGTCCAACTTCCCCGCCGGCCTGCCGTACTGGGGCGACGGCCGGATCCGCCGCGCCGCCGTCGACCTCGGCTGGCGGACCCGGCCCCTGACCGAAGAGCGGCTGAACACCTTTCCGCTCCCGCACGCGTGA
- a CDS encoding hydroxymethylglutaryl-CoA lyase: MTEVLLTEVVLRDGLQDEPVTVPAHEKVRLARGLVDAGVRSLEVGSFVSARRVPQLADTGDVLRTLLPGVPAALHTLVFTERGARQAIDAGARSVRLVVSASDGHSVANAGVPTAAALDRLAGCAALLTEAGVAVEASVATAFVCPFDGDTDPDRTADVAARLGALGARVVHLADTIGAARPGQLRTVVAAVRDELPDVPLGLHLHNTYGRAAANAWEGLALGIRRFDSALGGLGGCPFAPGASGNVATDDLVDFFHSEGIATGIDVGKLAELRDQVGLAVGHRLGSALAAIPATPAALR; this comes from the coding sequence ATGACCGAAGTCCTCCTCACCGAGGTCGTGCTGCGCGACGGCCTGCAGGACGAGCCCGTCACCGTGCCGGCGCACGAAAAGGTCCGGCTCGCCCGCGGCCTCGTCGACGCGGGCGTGCGGTCCCTCGAGGTCGGGTCGTTCGTCTCCGCGCGCCGCGTGCCGCAGCTGGCCGACACCGGCGACGTGCTGCGGACGCTGCTGCCGGGCGTCCCGGCGGCCCTGCACACGCTGGTGTTCACCGAACGCGGGGCGCGGCAGGCGATCGACGCGGGCGCGCGCTCGGTGCGATTGGTCGTCTCGGCCAGCGACGGGCACAGCGTCGCCAACGCGGGCGTGCCGACGGCCGCGGCACTCGACCGGCTCGCCGGATGCGCCGCGCTGCTGACCGAAGCGGGTGTCGCCGTGGAAGCTTCGGTCGCGACGGCGTTCGTGTGCCCGTTCGACGGCGACACGGACCCGGACCGGACCGCCGACGTGGCCGCCCGTCTCGGCGCTCTCGGCGCACGGGTCGTCCACCTCGCCGACACGATCGGCGCGGCGCGACCGGGCCAGCTTCGTACGGTCGTCGCGGCGGTCCGCGACGAACTGCCGGACGTCCCGCTCGGCCTGCACCTGCACAACACCTACGGCCGCGCGGCCGCCAACGCCTGGGAGGGCCTCGCGCTCGGCATCCGCCGGTTCGACTCCGCGCTCGGCGGGCTCGGCGGCTGCCCGTTCGCGCCGGGCGCTTCGGGGAACGTGGCGACCGACGACCTGGTCGACTTCTTCCACTCCGAAGGCATCGCGACGGGAATCGACGTCGGGAAACTGGCGGAACTGCGGGACCAGGTCGGACTGGCGGTCGGACACCGGCTCGGCTCCGCGCTGGCGGCGATTCCCGCGACCCCGGCCGCGCTGCGGTGA